A genomic region of Brevibacillus sp. JNUCC-41 contains the following coding sequences:
- a CDS encoding aminoacyl-histidine dipeptidase — protein sequence MYSTLEELSSHPVFHYFAAISEIPRGSANEKAISDYLVHFAKDRNLEVIQDEALNVIIKKPATFGYESAPTVIIQGHMDMVCEKNKGTLHDFEKDPLQLRIVGDMLYATDTTLGADNGVAVAYALALLDANDIPHPSLEIVITTEEETTMNGALAVDPAHFKGKMMINIDSEEDGKLLVSSAGGIRVRQILPIGWESASIVDAVSYNIRIKGLKGGHSGMSIHKERGNSNKLLGRVLHELTADFPCYIQQMNGGLKGNAIPREAEATVLIHAEDVQKIMERLQQWENTFKNELQSSDPEVLIWFEKIETVSSNVFSKETLTKAITSLLVIPHGVQGMSMGIEGLVESSTNLGVVTTNEAEMIFESEIRSSVKSIKYNMVTQAKAIADMLGCELLVDADYPEWPYNPDSKLKKLFEETYKEKYQEDIEIIAVHAGIECGVFIDKIPGLDTVSIGPDMFSVHTPEEHLSIPSTINNWEYFVYTLKRMKDL from the coding sequence ATGTATAGCACGTTAGAAGAATTATCGAGCCATCCGGTGTTTCATTATTTTGCAGCGATATCCGAAATCCCGAGAGGATCGGCTAATGAAAAGGCGATCAGTGACTATCTGGTTCACTTCGCTAAGGATAGGAACCTGGAGGTGATCCAGGATGAAGCGCTGAATGTGATTATCAAAAAGCCTGCCACATTTGGATATGAAAGTGCACCTACCGTCATTATCCAGGGGCATATGGATATGGTTTGCGAAAAGAACAAGGGTACGCTTCATGATTTCGAGAAAGATCCGCTTCAATTAAGGATTGTGGGAGACATGTTGTATGCGACGGATACAACATTGGGGGCGGATAATGGAGTGGCTGTTGCGTATGCTTTAGCATTATTGGATGCAAATGATATTCCGCATCCCTCTCTTGAAATAGTCATAACGACTGAAGAAGAAACGACAATGAACGGTGCACTTGCCGTGGATCCGGCTCACTTCAAAGGGAAAATGATGATCAATATCGATTCGGAGGAAGATGGAAAGCTGCTGGTCAGCTCTGCAGGAGGAATACGCGTGCGGCAGATCCTGCCAATCGGATGGGAATCGGCTTCAATTGTTGATGCTGTATCTTATAACATCAGGATTAAAGGGTTGAAAGGCGGACACTCCGGTATGTCCATCCATAAGGAAAGAGGGAACTCCAATAAACTTTTGGGCAGAGTATTACATGAACTAACGGCAGATTTCCCTTGCTACATACAGCAAATGAACGGGGGGCTGAAAGGGAATGCCATTCCTCGTGAAGCAGAGGCGACTGTATTGATTCATGCAGAAGATGTTCAGAAGATAATGGAGAGACTTCAACAATGGGAAAATACTTTTAAAAATGAACTGCAATCTTCCGACCCTGAGGTATTGATCTGGTTTGAAAAGATCGAAACGGTTTCTTCAAATGTTTTTTCCAAAGAGACGTTGACTAAAGCCATTACCTCCTTACTGGTAATCCCGCACGGCGTTCAAGGAATGAGCATGGGAATAGAAGGATTAGTGGAAAGTTCGACGAATCTAGGGGTCGTTACAACAAATGAAGCGGAAATGATATTCGAAAGTGAAATCAGGAGTTCGGTCAAAAGCATCAAATATAATATGGTCACGCAAGCAAAGGCAATTGCCGACATGCTTGGGTGCGAACTATTGGTTGACGCGGATTATCCCGAGTGGCCCTATAATCCTGATTCGAAACTCAAGAAATTATTTGAAGAGACATACAAAGAAAAATATCAGGAAGATATTGAAATCATCGCTGTGCATGCAGGGATCGAGTGTGGTGTATTCATAGATAAGATACCAGGGTTGGATACTGTTTCAATCGGGCCGGATATGTTTTCCGTACATACACCTGAAGAACACTTAAGCATCCCGTCGACCATAAACAACTGGGAATACTTTGTTTACACATTAAAGAGAATGAAGGATTTATAA
- a CDS encoding VanZ family protein, whose translation MSLKSVMLSLLLSQALFLCGLPFFLQLRLYLNPLVIIVVWFCILLFVSFAVLFFRGETVRISRLLWQAAFFGYSLSLLVLLFFRPEGQVYSYNLVPFSTILLYLSNDMNGLVSFYNLSANVGLFIPFGLYLLSREGKDPFAKRKFLYPLLSISAIEICQFVFRRGSLDVDDLILNMVGVYLGYVLYPLFTRVAVFRPGKVKG comes from the coding sequence ATGTCTCTAAAATCGGTCATGCTTTCCCTTTTGCTGTCGCAAGCATTGTTTTTGTGCGGTTTGCCTTTTTTCCTTCAGCTCCGATTATATTTGAATCCTTTGGTGATCATCGTTGTCTGGTTTTGTATACTTCTTTTCGTTTCGTTTGCGGTTCTTTTTTTTCGAGGTGAAACGGTCCGAATTTCGCGCCTTTTGTGGCAGGCCGCATTCTTTGGCTACAGTTTATCATTATTGGTTTTGCTGTTCTTTCGACCAGAAGGGCAGGTATATTCGTATAATTTGGTCCCTTTTTCTACGATTCTTTTATATTTATCGAACGATATGAACGGGCTTGTGTCATTTTATAACCTTAGCGCCAATGTGGGGCTGTTCATTCCATTTGGGCTGTATTTGTTGTCGAGGGAAGGGAAGGATCCCTTCGCAAAAAGGAAATTTCTTTATCCATTACTTTCGATTTCGGCCATCGAAATCTGTCAGTTTGTTTTTCGGCGCGGAAGTTTGGATGTCGATGACCTTATCTTGAATATGGTTGGTGTTTATCTGGGGTACGTTCTGTATCCATTGTTCACAAGAGTGGCCGTGTTCCGTCCTGGAAAAGTAAAGGGATGA
- a CDS encoding MerR family transcriptional regulator — protein sequence MSDGNVGKYFTTGEFAKLCNVKKQTLIHYDEIGLLTPDLKNEKGYRYYSYQQFEVFSVITLLKEFNMPLKEIKWFLTNRSPMELIELFEEKTIELEKKIKNLHRVQKIIETKIYLTEKAICMDDSQITLKLQEEEQLFLSESILNSSDAEFLKSTSDFIDFCNENEFYTGFPIGAMISKENIIDGNHDDYSFLYTKVMERHPAPTFYSKPKGLYVVAYHKGSYKNISETYERILQFMESENLNLKSFAYEEYILDEVAVKGYENYLTQIMVEVE from the coding sequence ATGTCCGATGGAAATGTAGGCAAATATTTTACGACTGGCGAATTCGCCAAATTATGCAATGTAAAAAAACAAACGCTCATTCATTATGATGAGATTGGGCTTCTTACTCCTGATTTAAAAAACGAAAAGGGCTATCGGTATTACTCTTATCAACAATTCGAAGTTTTTTCGGTCATCACGCTTTTAAAAGAATTCAATATGCCTTTGAAAGAGATCAAATGGTTTCTTACTAACAGGTCACCTATGGAACTAATTGAACTTTTCGAAGAAAAGACCATAGAATTGGAAAAAAAGATAAAGAACCTTCACAGAGTGCAGAAGATCATTGAAACGAAAATATACCTCACTGAAAAAGCGATTTGTATGGATGACTCTCAAATCACCTTGAAACTTCAGGAGGAAGAACAGCTCTTCCTTAGTGAATCCATCCTGAACTCTTCTGATGCCGAATTCTTAAAATCTACTTCTGACTTCATTGATTTCTGTAATGAAAATGAATTTTACACAGGATTCCCTATCGGGGCCATGATTAGTAAAGAAAACATCATCGACGGGAATCATGATGACTATTCATTTTTGTACACAAAAGTCATGGAAAGGCACCCAGCCCCCACATTCTATTCAAAACCGAAGGGACTCTATGTTGTTGCCTATCATAAAGGCAGTTATAAAAATATCTCCGAAACGTACGAAAGAATATTACAATTCATGGAGAGTGAAAACTTGAACCTCAAATCGTTTGCATACGAAGAATACATCTTGGACGAAGTCGCGGTAAAGGGGTATGAAAATTACCTGACGCAAATCATGGTTGAAGTGGAATGA
- a CDS encoding GNAT family N-acetyltransferase, with the protein MKTTIHEVSNENVTDILKLQINEKQKAYIETTEQCLKDAKECKYYRPVGLYSDDILVGFAMYGFFPGEGENGRVWLDRFFIDAEHQGFGLGSILLEALIKRLIEEYDCPEIYLSIVEDNQAALHLYKKYGFAFNGESDYNNEKVMVKKV; encoded by the coding sequence ATGAAGACCACTATACATGAAGTCTCGAACGAAAATGTAACGGATATTTTGAAATTGCAAATAAACGAAAAGCAAAAGGCTTACATCGAAACGACTGAGCAATGTTTAAAAGACGCGAAGGAATGTAAATACTACAGACCAGTTGGGCTTTATTCGGATGATATCTTGGTTGGTTTTGCGATGTATGGCTTTTTCCCTGGGGAAGGCGAAAATGGCAGAGTGTGGTTAGACCGCTTTTTCATTGACGCTGAACATCAGGGTTTCGGGCTTGGCAGTATCTTATTGGAGGCTTTAATAAAAAGATTAATAGAAGAATATGATTGTCCTGAAATCTATTTAAGCATAGTTGAAGATAATCAGGCCGCCCTTCATTTGTATAAGAAATACGGCTTTGCATTCAATGGCGAATCAGATTATAACAATGAAAAGGTCATGGTCAAAAAAGTATAG
- a CDS encoding ABC transporter permease produces MRMASLVTRITQQLRRDRRTLALFFLAPLLILTLMYFIFDTEASDLKLVVTGSNETVVKALKQADFQVSAAEEFSQEKMIENDTDGWLHVENGKMKLTLLNDEPSRAKAVQMQMMHALQGNEKNTPSIEELYVYGDADTKGFDTFSPMLVSFFVFFFVFLIAGIALLKERTSGTLERLLATPIKRYEIVAGYVIGYGLFALVQTIIVVLYAVNVLDIVLVGSIWLVLLTNILVALVALSLGTLLSSFAASEFQMVQFIPLVIVPQVFFTGIFPLDGMSDWLQKIGKIMPLYYASDAMNGIMYKGFTFNEVLLDLLILLAFATVFITINIISLKKYRSL; encoded by the coding sequence ATGAGAATGGCTTCTCTAGTTACTCGAATTACCCAGCAGCTGCGCCGGGATCGAAGGACACTCGCTTTATTTTTCCTGGCTCCATTGCTCATTTTAACGCTCATGTATTTTATTTTCGATACAGAAGCAAGTGATTTGAAACTCGTTGTTACAGGCAGTAATGAAACCGTGGTCAAAGCATTGAAACAAGCGGATTTTCAAGTATCGGCTGCTGAGGAATTTTCTCAGGAAAAAATGATAGAAAATGATACGGATGGCTGGCTGCATGTTGAAAATGGAAAAATGAAACTGACACTATTGAACGACGAACCGTCCCGTGCAAAGGCCGTTCAAATGCAAATGATGCATGCTTTGCAAGGGAATGAAAAAAACACGCCTTCAATTGAGGAGCTTTATGTATACGGGGATGCCGACACAAAGGGTTTTGATACTTTCAGTCCGATGCTCGTCAGCTTTTTCGTTTTCTTCTTTGTATTTTTAATAGCGGGAATCGCGCTTTTGAAAGAGCGTACAAGTGGTACGCTGGAACGGCTGCTTGCCACCCCGATTAAAAGATACGAAATCGTAGCGGGCTATGTGATCGGATATGGCTTATTTGCTCTAGTTCAAACCATAATTGTCGTCCTATATGCTGTCAATGTATTGGATATCGTCCTTGTCGGCTCCATTTGGCTCGTTTTGCTGACGAATATACTGGTCGCGCTCGTTGCATTATCGCTTGGTACATTACTATCGAGTTTCGCGGCATCCGAATTCCAAATGGTACAATTCATTCCGCTCGTCATCGTGCCGCAAGTCTTCTTTACAGGGATTTTCCCATTGGATGGCATGTCGGACTGGCTGCAAAAAATCGGCAAGATCATGCCTCTCTATTACGCATCGGATGCCATGAACGGCATTATGTACAAAGGCTTCACGTTCAATGAGGTATTACTGGATCTCCTCATTCTCCTTGCATTTGCGACCGTCTTTATCACCATCAATATTATTAGTTTAAAAAAGTACCGTTCACTTTAA
- a CDS encoding ABC transporter ATP-binding protein, protein MKNAISIEGIAKGFHHKKVIQPLSLSIEKNGIFGLLGPSGCGKTTLIKMIVGLIKPDAGKVTVLDHEVPNRALLMDVGYMAQSDALYTELTGAENLEFFAKLYRFSKKERRERIRYAAEIVQLTSDLNVRVAHYSGGMKRRLSLAAALIQNPEILILDEPTVGIDPLLKQSIWRELERLRNEDHKTIIITTHVMDEAERCDKLAMLREGEIIAAGTPAALKTQFAAETLDDVFLRIGGGLK, encoded by the coding sequence TTGAAAAATGCGATTTCCATTGAAGGGATTGCCAAAGGTTTTCATCATAAAAAGGTCATTCAGCCATTGAGCCTGAGTATTGAAAAAAACGGAATTTTTGGCTTGCTAGGTCCATCCGGATGCGGAAAGACGACCTTGATTAAAATGATTGTCGGATTGATTAAGCCTGATGCGGGTAAAGTCACGGTTCTGGATCATGAAGTGCCAAATCGAGCGCTGTTAATGGATGTCGGCTATATGGCACAGTCCGATGCTTTATATACAGAATTGACCGGAGCTGAAAATCTCGAATTTTTTGCGAAGCTATACCGTTTTTCGAAAAAGGAACGAAGGGAACGCATTCGATATGCAGCCGAAATCGTACAGTTGACGAGCGATTTGAATGTTCGGGTTGCGCATTATTCCGGGGGAATGAAACGCCGTCTGTCACTGGCGGCGGCACTCATCCAAAATCCGGAGATTCTCATTTTGGATGAACCGACAGTAGGAATAGACCCTTTGCTGAAACAATCGATTTGGCGGGAACTTGAGCGTTTAAGAAACGAAGATCATAAGACGATCATCATCACGACGCATGTGATGGATGAAGCGGAACGATGCGATAAACTAGCGATGCTGCGTGAAGGTGAAATCATCGCGGCAGGAACCCCGGCAGCTTTAAAAACACAATTTGCCGCGGAAACGCTTGATGATGTTTTTTTAAGGATTGGAGGTGGCCTAAAATGA
- a CDS encoding TetR/AcrR family transcriptional regulator, with protein MASIHEDMVQKTKMQIQHHFIALVETEGFSHVSVKKIAERANINRGTFYLHYTDKYELMDHLQQELLNELQTRITAILPKEAFRALHQQQLYPPFVEIFQFISEHAHALRAILGDQGDPSFAKKIKRVFGEVLLDRLISQHPAAKNEAFRMYMHAFLTSAILGVIQEWLENCEEQTAEEMAKIHFQILNFISQLRTFIQ; from the coding sequence ATGGCATCGATTCATGAGGATATGGTACAAAAGACGAAGATGCAGATACAACATCATTTTATTGCACTCGTTGAAACAGAGGGGTTCTCACATGTATCAGTGAAGAAAATTGCAGAGCGCGCCAACATTAATCGGGGCACATTCTATTTACATTACACAGATAAATATGAATTAATGGATCACTTACAGCAGGAATTGTTAAATGAACTTCAAACCCGCATTACTGCCATTTTACCGAAAGAGGCTTTCAGGGCTCTTCATCAACAGCAGCTTTACCCGCCCTTCGTAGAGATCTTTCAATTCATCAGTGAACATGCCCACGCTTTGAGGGCCATTCTTGGTGATCAGGGCGATCCTTCTTTTGCCAAAAAAATAAAGCGCGTATTCGGTGAAGTACTATTGGATCGTTTGATCAGCCAGCACCCAGCAGCTAAAAATGAAGCGTTCCGCATGTATATGCACGCCTTCCTGACATCGGCGATTTTAGGGGTGATACAGGAGTGGCTGGAGAATTGTGAAGAGCAAACGGCGGAAGAAATGGCGAAAATCCATTTTCAAATCTTGAACTTCATCAGCCAATTGCGCACATTCATACAATGA
- a CDS encoding TrkH family potassium uptake protein, producing the protein MTKSLLDPPKILVLGFAILILIGAYLLTLPISTENGIGLPFLDALFTATSATCVTGLVVVDTGSTFTTFGELVILTLIQIGGLGFMSFATFFFFLLGKKISLKGRLLLQESLNNLSMAGVVRLVRRLLIFTAIIEGMGALILSIRFSFDMPIGKAIYYGVFHSISNFNNAGFDLMGEFKSLTPYVSDPFVTLTVVFLITFGGIGFIVMNELYEYRDTHRLSIHTKVVLTTSLALTIVGAILIFLFEFGNAKTLQPLSFMGKTLSSLFQSVTPRTAGSNTLNIPDLTQPTLLLIIFLMFVGASPGSTGGGIKTTTLATLVGTVWSQIKGKGDVVLFRHRIVSETIFKALSVTFIGVFMVSIISILLTITESGTDFLMILFEATSAFATVGLSMGLTPELSPVGRMLIIFTMFAGRVGPLTLAFAIAMRRKPDPFRRPKGKIMIG; encoded by the coding sequence ATGACAAAAAGTTTATTGGATCCGCCAAAAATACTTGTACTCGGCTTTGCCATCCTGATACTTATTGGGGCCTATTTATTAACCCTGCCGATTTCCACTGAAAATGGCATTGGCCTTCCTTTTCTGGATGCTTTATTCACCGCAACTTCCGCTACATGTGTAACAGGATTGGTCGTAGTGGATACGGGATCGACTTTCACCACTTTTGGTGAGTTGGTCATCTTAACACTGATTCAGATAGGCGGTTTAGGGTTCATGTCATTTGCGACATTTTTCTTTTTCCTTTTAGGCAAAAAGATTTCTTTAAAAGGCAGGTTACTCTTGCAGGAGTCCTTAAATAATCTATCCATGGCAGGTGTAGTCAGGTTAGTAAGACGGCTTTTAATTTTCACGGCCATCATTGAGGGCATGGGTGCCCTTATTTTATCGATTCGCTTTTCTTTTGACATGCCAATCGGAAAGGCAATCTATTACGGGGTTTTTCATTCCATATCGAATTTCAATAATGCCGGCTTTGATTTAATGGGGGAATTCAAGAGTTTGACCCCTTATGTATCGGATCCATTCGTAACCCTTACGGTCGTCTTCCTCATCACGTTTGGCGGAATAGGTTTTATCGTGATGAATGAACTATACGAATACCGTGATACCCATCGTTTATCCATACATACGAAGGTTGTTCTGACGACTAGCTTGGCACTAACGATTGTCGGCGCAATTTTAATCTTTTTATTCGAGTTCGGTAATGCCAAGACATTGCAGCCTTTATCTTTCATGGGTAAAACGCTGTCCTCATTATTTCAATCGGTTACACCTAGGACGGCAGGCTCCAATACGTTGAATATCCCTGATTTAACTCAACCTACATTACTGCTCATCATTTTCTTGATGTTCGTCGGGGCTTCGCCCGGATCGACTGGCGGCGGAATTAAAACAACCACATTAGCAACGCTTGTCGGGACGGTTTGGTCACAGATTAAAGGAAAGGGTGATGTGGTATTATTCCGTCACCGCATTGTGAGTGAAACGATCTTTAAAGCATTATCCGTTACATTCATTGGCGTATTCATGGTTTCAATCATCTCCATTCTGCTGACCATCACTGAAAGCGGAACTGATTTCTTGATGATTTTGTTTGAAGCCACTTCAGCATTCGCCACCGTGGGACTTTCAATGGGGTTGACCCCCGAATTATCACCGGTTGGCCGGATGCTCATCATTTTCACGATGTTTGCAGGCCGTGTGGGTCCTTTGACTTTGGCCTTTGCCATCGCTATGAGGCGCAAACCAGATCCGTTCCGACGTCCAAAAGGGAAAATCATGATTGGTTAA
- a CDS encoding potassium channel family protein: MGKRQYAVIGLGRFGTSVAHRLYTAGQEVLGVDVNEERVENAEMSVTHAIMADTTDEDTLRSIGIRNFDCVIVAIGNDMQSSILTTLLLKELGVDKVIAKALNKNHGQVLTKVGADWVIYPERDMGERVANQLLSPNMLNYIELSKEYNIEEIILPMSMKGKSLRELDLRAKYNISVIAIVSNGEIIIAPSPDQDIHENDMLLVVGNKKDLAVFANIE, from the coding sequence ATGGGAAAACGACAATATGCCGTGATCGGTTTAGGCAGGTTCGGAACCAGTGTGGCCCATAGATTATATACGGCTGGCCAAGAGGTATTGGGTGTTGATGTCAACGAGGAAAGAGTAGAGAATGCGGAAATGAGCGTTACCCATGCGATCATGGCGGATACGACGGATGAAGATACTTTGAGGTCAATCGGAATCCGTAATTTCGATTGTGTCATCGTAGCCATCGGAAATGACATGCAATCGAGCATTTTAACTACCTTGCTTTTAAAAGAGCTTGGGGTCGATAAGGTCATTGCCAAAGCACTTAATAAAAATCACGGTCAGGTGCTCACTAAAGTCGGAGCTGACTGGGTCATCTATCCTGAGAGGGATATGGGGGAACGGGTCGCGAATCAGCTCCTGTCCCCTAACATGCTGAACTATATAGAGCTCTCTAAAGAATACAATATCGAGGAAATCATCCTGCCCATGAGCATGAAGGGAAAAAGCCTCAGGGAGCTTGATCTACGGGCAAAATATAATATCAGCGTCATTGCCATAGTGAGTAATGGAGAAATCATCATAGCCCCCTCACCAGATCAGGATATCCATGAAAATGATATGCTTTTAGTGGTTGGCAATAAAAAAGATCTAGCCGTCTTTGCCAATATTGAATAA
- a CDS encoding STAS domain-containing protein, with protein sequence MHRNKELYSFLVGAAAQLTDDWYATLDKSDKAGVYSSSDPKVIKKLKQQNNEFHLRFFQVFDTGEREFFKRLDDWIEDIGKDEQHLNTPIYFILREFFRTQDQYLDYIDRFVELHGDQYPQEEINSWYRIVVKVFSEVMERFTEANHRYANKIMKAQQATIDELSTPIISLKDNMALLPLIGNIDTTRGMTLLENTLQKCVEKNVTRLFIDLSGVHSIDGASALQLSHLIESLHLIGIETTLSGLRPEIAMTAVKLQLPFDKVTIKSTLAQAISTMK encoded by the coding sequence ATGCATAGAAATAAAGAATTATATTCCTTTTTAGTGGGCGCGGCAGCACAATTGACTGATGATTGGTACGCAACATTGGATAAAAGCGATAAAGCGGGTGTTTATAGCTCATCCGATCCCAAAGTGATTAAAAAACTTAAACAGCAAAATAATGAATTCCATTTGCGTTTCTTTCAGGTCTTCGATACAGGGGAGAGGGAATTCTTTAAGAGGCTTGATGATTGGATTGAAGATATCGGTAAGGATGAGCAGCATTTAAATACACCCATCTATTTTATATTGAGGGAGTTTTTTAGAACGCAAGATCAATACCTTGATTATATTGACAGGTTTGTGGAATTGCATGGTGACCAATATCCACAGGAAGAAATAAATTCCTGGTACCGGATAGTGGTGAAGGTGTTCAGTGAAGTGATGGAGAGGTTTACTGAAGCGAATCATAGATATGCCAATAAAATCATGAAAGCCCAACAGGCAACGATCGATGAATTGAGCACGCCCATCATTTCCCTTAAAGATAACATGGCGTTGCTTCCCTTGATAGGCAATATTGACACGACAAGGGGCATGACCTTGCTTGAAAACACCTTACAAAAATGCGTTGAAAAAAATGTCACAAGGCTTTTCATTGACCTATCGGGCGTTCATTCAATAGATGGTGCATCCGCCCTCCAGCTGTCGCATTTGATTGAATCCTTACATTTGATCGGTATTGAAACAACCCTTTCAGGACTTCGGCCGGAAATAGCCATGACTGCCGTAAAGCTTCAACTTCCTTTTGATAAAGTGACGATAAAGTCCACTCTTGCCCAGGCAATCAGTACGATGAAATAA
- a CDS encoding class I SAM-dependent methyltransferase, with protein sequence MSETITTYEDLLNMLDSLLREPTAFWNDFYEDREKGVPFFENFPDENLVTYFDGGAIGPGKVLELGCGPGRNAVYLAQKGCSVDAVDLSKAGLEWGKERAAEKKVHVNFIQRNIFDLDIEEGQYDFVYDSGCFHHIAPHRRINYLEMVKKALRPKGLYSITCFVEGGILGGADLSDWEVYRQRSLKGGLGFTEEKLRMIFKEFEVVEIRKMRKMEQSDETFGVQGLWTALFMKK encoded by the coding sequence TTGTCGGAGACGATTACAACCTATGAAGATCTATTGAATATGTTGGACTCGTTATTGCGTGAGCCAACTGCATTCTGGAATGATTTTTATGAAGACCGTGAAAAGGGGGTTCCCTTTTTCGAAAATTTCCCTGATGAGAATTTGGTTACATATTTTGATGGAGGGGCAATTGGGCCAGGAAAAGTTCTTGAGCTTGGGTGCGGACCTGGGAGAAATGCCGTTTACCTTGCTCAAAAGGGCTGTTCCGTTGATGCGGTGGATCTTTCGAAGGCAGGACTGGAATGGGGAAAAGAACGAGCGGCAGAAAAGAAAGTGCACGTGAACTTCATTCAAAGGAATATATTTGATTTGGATATTGAGGAAGGGCAATATGACTTCGTGTATGATTCAGGTTGTTTTCACCATATTGCCCCACATCGAAGGATCAATTATTTGGAGATGGTGAAAAAGGCGCTAAGGCCTAAGGGATTGTATTCAATTACTTGTTTTGTCGAAGGCGGCATATTGGGTGGTGCAGATCTTTCAGATTGGGAGGTATACAGGCAAAGGAGCCTTAAAGGCGGATTAGGTTTTACTGAAGAAAAACTCAGAATGATTTTCAAGGAATTTGAAGTGGTGGAAATACGTAAAATGAGGAAAATGGAGCAATCGGATGAAACGTTTGGGGTGCAAGGTTTATGGACGGCCTTATTTATGAAAAAGTAA
- a CDS encoding class I SAM-dependent methyltransferase, whose amino-acid sequence MNNSWNKVIYKVWSPVYDKIFNSHLFLDARKRIFDEMHFQDHAKVLFVGVGTGADLELIKNLELEITAIDLSADMLNKAMEKFDNTSINFLEMDAQHMEFDNESFDYIVGSLVLSVVPDADECLREMIRVLKGEGKIILFDKFISKDERLSLPKKLLRPIIRFLGTDIGLRFEVLFSRHDKYMKIEEDRPIMLNGMYRKIIISKRI is encoded by the coding sequence TTGAATAATTCGTGGAATAAAGTGATTTATAAGGTTTGGTCGCCGGTTTATGACAAAATCTTCAATTCTCATCTCTTTTTAGATGCCAGGAAAAGAATATTTGATGAGATGCATTTCCAAGATCATGCAAAGGTTCTGTTTGTGGGCGTAGGTACCGGGGCCGATTTGGAGTTGATCAAGAACCTTGAACTGGAGATAACGGCGATAGACCTGTCAGCCGATATGCTAAATAAAGCGATGGAGAAATTTGATAATACTTCGATCAATTTTCTCGAGATGGATGCACAGCATATGGAATTCGATAATGAATCGTTTGACTACATAGTGGGAAGTTTGGTTCTTTCCGTCGTACCTGATGCCGATGAATGCCTTCGGGAAATGATCAGGGTTTTAAAAGGCGAGGGGAAAATCATACTATTCGATAAGTTTATTTCTAAAGATGAACGGCTATCGCTACCCAAAAAGCTTCTGCGGCCCATCATTAGATTTTTAGGAACGGATATTGGCTTGCGGTTTGAAGTCTTGTTCAGTAGACATGATAAGTATATGAAAATTGAAGAGGATCGACCGATCATGCTGAATGGAATGTATAGGAAGATAATCATTAGTAAGCGGATTTGA
- a CDS encoding PadR family transcriptional regulator, with protein MILKLLQSGDKYGYEISKLIYMDSDEQYEIKEATMYSSLKRLEKDGCIISYWGDATQGGRRKYYKITPIGEDTYIQNKNDWEQAKRILERLL; from the coding sequence ATGATTCTAAAACTCCTGCAAAGTGGCGATAAATATGGTTATGAAATCAGCAAACTGATATATATGGATTCGGATGAGCAATATGAAATTAAGGAAGCGACGATGTATTCCAGCTTAAAGCGACTGGAAAAGGACGGATGCATCATCTCTTATTGGGGAGATGCCACACAAGGCGGGAGAAGGAAATATTACAAAATCACCCCGATTGGGGAAGACACATATATCCAAAATAAAAATGACTGGGAGCAGGCCAAGCGAATACTTGAGCGCCTCTTGTAA